CTGAGAAGCCCGGCATAGAGGTGAATATGTTTTGCGCGATGGCGGTCAACCAGTTTGATATAGGATTGATCCCGAAGGTTGATAATGGATTTGTCCGGATAGATGATGTCGACCTGGCCGTTTTGTTCCACGAAGATCTGATCGCCGCTGAAAACGGGAGTGCCGGGGTTTATTGAAACTTTTATTTCATCCCGGATCAGAAATGCACTGCCCAGTCGTTGAGTTACCTTGGCAATAGGCCGGGAAGGGGACGGTTTGGTCAGAAAGAAGAAGCTGAGCAGAATGATAATCTGAGCCGCAAGAGCCAGTCCCCAAATCAACGAAAGGCGCCGCTTCTTAACTGGAGGAGATTTGTGAAGAGTCCGGAGAATATCCTGTTCAATTTCTGATGGGGCTAACTCACGTATCGCGGCATCCACCTGCTTTTCGAGTTCAGCATAATCGGAGTTTGCAAGCAGTGCCGTCATGCCGTGCAGATGCAGCGCGTCAGTCAGCTGCTGAGCAACTTCAGGGGTTGTATTCAATAACGCCTTCAGTTCCAGCAGTTCGGCTTCATTGAGATTTTCATCGATAAAACGTTCAATCAGTTGATGTGCTCTGCTGTTCATGGTACGAGCCCTTGTTCAATGCATTTTTTCAATTGGTTTCGAATGCGGTATAGACGGCTGCTGATAGCGTCTTCCGTGGTCTTAAGTCGTTTAGCGATTTGTATCACGGGTTCCCGTTTAAAGTAACGGGCCTCGACCAGCTTCGCCGTACTTCCGGATTGTTTTCCGAGACACAGATTGAGTTGTTTTAACACCGATTCCGTTTTGTGATTGGGGGCTAGAGAGGGGGCGGGAAGCTGTTCTATGATTTCCTCCCGCAGCCGGTTTACCATATTTTTCTGGCTGTAGTGTTTTCGCAAGTGGCTCAGCATTTTATTGCGGGCAATGGCTTTCACCCAGGCGCGAAAACTTAATTCCGGATTGAAGGTCTCCAGGTTCCAGTAAACCGCAACGAAAATTTCCTGCGACAGCTCTTCAATATCTCGGAAATCAGAAAGGT
The Pontiella agarivorans DNA segment above includes these coding regions:
- a CDS encoding RNA polymerase sigma factor, whose translation is MDTVSDTIMQIKKGNQAEFKKIIQEFGPMVRAYLSGHLSDFRDIEELSQEIFVAVYWNLETFNPELSFRAWVKAIARNKMLSHLRKHYSQKNMVNRLREEIIEQLPAPSLAPNHKTESVLKQLNLCLGKQSGSTAKLVEARYFKREPVIQIAKRLKTTEDAISSRLYRIRNQLKKCIEQGLVP